A genomic segment from Pristiophorus japonicus isolate sPriJap1 chromosome 16, sPriJap1.hap1, whole genome shotgun sequence encodes:
- the LOC139226524 gene encoding uncharacterized protein isoform X1 translates to MELSHLHIASRLKLKEGVLPTVAIDLPAPSGKRMKGRDASAEASKKIVLSVFFLTCPLKVLLVPICFHQIVHGTIFILLTPQIVHRLFDASTSVTYTIHETVDEENLKHANGTPSLNPSGEQCVRSTNAPTMIGSQPLSRQSPGGPSVSSCVPSAPNQQFHRGNQLHNKKVQTTIKPKVRTVGIQVAIGENKKLLASRETQTDWTFQPPFPVPDYSRSVKTEVMDAV, encoded by the exons GCTGAAGCTGAAAGAGGGTGTGTTGCCGACAGTGGCGATTGATCTTCCCGCTCCGTCCGGCAAGCGGATGAAAGGACGAGATGCCTCGGCAGAAGCGTCGAAGAAAATCGTactgtctgttttttttttaacctgtcctcTCAAAGTGCTCCTTGTGCCAATTTGTTTTCACCAAATTGTTCACGGAACTATTTTTATCCTCTTGACCCCGCAGATTGTGCACCGGCTGTTTGACGCAAGCACCTCCGTTACGTACACCATTCATGAGACTGTTGACGAGGAGAACCTCAAACATGCCAACGGGACGCCCAGTTTGAATCCTTCCGGCGAGCAGTGCGTTCGCTCGACCAATGCGCCCACCATGATCGGCAGCCAACCGCTGAGCCGACAGTCACCAGGCGGGCCCAGTGTAAGCAGCTGTGTACCATCTGCACCAAATCAACAATTCCATCGAGGAAATCAATTGCACAACAAAAAGGTTCAAACCACAATCAAGCCCAAAGTCAGAACAGTGG GTATTCAGGTGGCTATTGGAGAGAATAAAAAGCTGCTTGCGTCTCGGGAAACTCAAACCGATTGGACATTCCAGCCGCCCTTTCCTGTGCCAGATTACTCTCGCTCTGTGAAAACTGAAGTAATGGATGCTGTTTAG
- the LOC139226524 gene encoding uncharacterized protein isoform X3: MELSHLHIASRLKLKEGVLPTVAIDLPAPSGKRMKGRDASAEASKKIIVHRLFDASTSVTYTIHETVDEENLKHANGTPSLNPSGEQCVRSTNAPTMIGSQPLSRQSPGGPSVSSCVPSAPNQQFHRGNQLHNKKVQTTIKPKVRTVGIQVAIGENKKLLASRETQTDWTFQPPFPVPDYSRSVKTEVMDAV, translated from the exons GCTGAAGCTGAAAGAGGGTGTGTTGCCGACAGTGGCGATTGATCTTCCCGCTCCGTCCGGCAAGCGGATGAAAGGACGAGATGCCTCGGCAGAAGCGTCGAAGAAAATC ATTGTGCACCGGCTGTTTGACGCAAGCACCTCCGTTACGTACACCATTCATGAGACTGTTGACGAGGAGAACCTCAAACATGCCAACGGGACGCCCAGTTTGAATCCTTCCGGCGAGCAGTGCGTTCGCTCGACCAATGCGCCCACCATGATCGGCAGCCAACCGCTGAGCCGACAGTCACCAGGCGGGCCCAGTGTAAGCAGCTGTGTACCATCTGCACCAAATCAACAATTCCATCGAGGAAATCAATTGCACAACAAAAAGGTTCAAACCACAATCAAGCCCAAAGTCAGAACAGTGG GTATTCAGGTGGCTATTGGAGAGAATAAAAAGCTGCTTGCGTCTCGGGAAACTCAAACCGATTGGACATTCCAGCCGCCCTTTCCTGTGCCAGATTACTCTCGCTCTGTGAAAACTGAAGTAATGGATGCTGTTTAG
- the LOC139226524 gene encoding uncharacterized protein isoform X2 translates to MKGRDASAEASKKIVLSVFFLTCPLKVLLVPICFHQIVHGTIFILLTPQIVHRLFDASTSVTYTIHETVDEENLKHANGTPSLNPSGEQCVRSTNAPTMIGSQPLSRQSPGGPSVSSCVPSAPNQQFHRGNQLHNKKVQTTIKPKVRTVGIQVAIGENKKLLASRETQTDWTFQPPFPVPDYSRSVKTEVMDAV, encoded by the exons ATGAAAGGACGAGATGCCTCGGCAGAAGCGTCGAAGAAAATCGTactgtctgttttttttttaacctgtcctcTCAAAGTGCTCCTTGTGCCAATTTGTTTTCACCAAATTGTTCACGGAACTATTTTTATCCTCTTGACCCCGCAGATTGTGCACCGGCTGTTTGACGCAAGCACCTCCGTTACGTACACCATTCATGAGACTGTTGACGAGGAGAACCTCAAACATGCCAACGGGACGCCCAGTTTGAATCCTTCCGGCGAGCAGTGCGTTCGCTCGACCAATGCGCCCACCATGATCGGCAGCCAACCGCTGAGCCGACAGTCACCAGGCGGGCCCAGTGTAAGCAGCTGTGTACCATCTGCACCAAATCAACAATTCCATCGAGGAAATCAATTGCACAACAAAAAGGTTCAAACCACAATCAAGCCCAAAGTCAGAACAGTGG GTATTCAGGTGGCTATTGGAGAGAATAAAAAGCTGCTTGCGTCTCGGGAAACTCAAACCGATTGGACATTCCAGCCGCCCTTTCCTGTGCCAGATTACTCTCGCTCTGTGAAAACTGAAGTAATGGATGCTGTTTAG